One part of the Eucalyptus grandis isolate ANBG69807.140 chromosome 10, ASM1654582v1, whole genome shotgun sequence genome encodes these proteins:
- the LOC104423900 gene encoding bidirectional sugar transporter SWEET4, with translation MVMAKAARNTVGILGNVISFGLYLSPCPTFYKIIENKSVGEFKVDPYLATVLNCTFWLIYGLPFVHPDRILVLTINPIALMIELIYIGIFFYYAPNQERKKVVYWLCGEVVFVATVSLVFLLVFHDHKRRILAFGIICDVFNIIMYSSPLTIMKKVICTKSVEYMPFYLSLANFLNGCVWTAYALIKLDIFILISNGLGVLSGAVQLILYGCYFKSTLRDENVVDVKASQLQLSVSDGPARV, from the exons GGAACGTTATATCTTTCGGTCTTTACCTCTCCCCATG TCCaacattttataaaatcattgAGAACAAGTCGGTGGGGGAATTTAAGGTAGATCCTTACCTTGCTACCGTGTTGAACTGCACCTTCTGGCTTATCTATGGCTTGCCCTTTGTGCACCCTGATAGAATCCTTGTCCTCACCATCAACCCCATCGCTCTTATGATAGAGCTCATCTACATCGGCATCTTCTTTTACTATGCTCCAAACCAGGAAAGG AAGAAGGTGGTCTATTGGCTCTGTGGGGAAGTTGTCTTCGTTGCTACAGTGTCACTGGTTTTCCTGTTGGTTTTTCATGACCACAAGAGAAGAATCCTTGCTTTTGGAATCATCTGCGATGTGTTCAACATCATAATGTACAGCTCCCCTCTTACCATCATG AAAAAAGTGATCTGCACAAAAAGTGTGGAGTACATGCCATTCTATCTCTCCCTAGCCAACTTTCTCAATGGCTGTGTGTGGACTGCATATGCCCTCATCAAGCTCGACATCTTCATTCTC ATTAGCAACGGGCTTGGGGTGCTATCCGGTGCGGTGCAGCTCATACTCTACGGATGCTACTTCAAGTCCACGCTGAGAGATGAGAATGTGGTTGACGTGAAGGCTTCTCAACTCCAGCTCTCTGTTTCTGATGGACCAGCTAGAGTGTGA